GAATCGGGGATGGGACGCCGGTGCGGCGCACTTCCGAGGTGGGACCCGGAAGAACAGTGGTGTGGCTAAGATCGGGTCCGGGCCCGCCTGAGCTGGCTCCGATATTTTCGCTTCCCAAGCACCCCCACACATCCGTCCACCCACTTATACGGGGCGCGGATCGGGACAAGAGATCTGGCCCTCACGTGGCGGGGCCCTACAAAGACAATTCTTCACGTGCTCTGCTTTTTGCGGTGGTTGGGAGATGGGAGGAGTCGCGAGCGGGGCCCGCGCTGGATTTCCCCCGATTACAAGGGATAAGGAATAATACGGTGGGCCCCACACGCACGGCATACTTGAATTATCAACTTCGCTAatcaaaatctttttcttttttaaatccgGTCTCGCCTTACGTGTGCGGGGCCGCGGTGGTTGCCTCGCCAATCCGTAGTCTTTGGTCGTAGCACGTGTCGTCGTTTTGTTCCCCACTTTGGTTCGGCCGTCGctattatttttccttcctttttctttggggggGTTGTTTTCCTGTTCTGACGCCGTCTCCGACGGCGGCTTTCCCCGTTAGTCGCATGATTGCACTCGCCGCTTCCTCCCAGCAACTTCTTCGGATTGATTGTTATATCTTGCTCCACTAAGTAAATCTTGCAATTCGTACGACCTTTTATATTTGAcatgaatttatattaaattagtataatctataacaaatttaccctccatttattctcgttaaattttattatcaacaaaCATGATCGTTGATAGatatattgattttaaattttaccTCCATATTTATCATGGatgtattaattttatgaatttcgtgatattaatttaatttaaaaatatatatttattataaatatatcaattttggacTTTTCACGatattaattctttttaaaatcttgacaaactagaattttcacaaaacttaGATATTAAcacttattttcatttttttataaaaggtTTTGATTGGGTTCAATCCAACATGTCATGGAAAAAGGGGAGAGGGGGGATGAAAATCTGAATactttaataaatttttgaagcTTTCGTGAGAGAATCTTTCGTgatttttcccccctttttcaCAATGTTACAGACGGAGCATAATCCCGTTGAAAAAGCTGGACCACGATGTTTTGTCCATTCCAATCCACTGAGCCAGAGTTTAATAAGAAAAGATATGGCAGTATGATTATTAAATTTGGCCACGTGAAGCGAAAAACAGAAGCGTTAGTTCTATCTTCTCCACTCTTCTTATAGTCCAACTTGCTCAGGATCTccaagaagatggagaaagtaGAGCTGGTCGCCTTATCTTCTACTCCGTGGGGTCAAATTTAACAATCACATTGCCATCTTTCTTCGTTGTAAATTTTGGCTCAATAGACTAGATTGGACGAACATCTAGGTGCAACTTTTCCAAAAAAGTCATTTCGAACAACTataagagaaaaggaaacatAATGCTTTTTTACAAAATCTTAGGGGTGAGTGATTTCGAGTTCCATCCATAATTcacctggaacctacccatctaaataagttttttaatttttgaaacccGAAACCTAACCTATCACAAGTTTCATAAGGTTTCACTCGTACTCTTAATTTAATGATTATAATTAATCATCTCTAATGACTATTATTTTCTACAATAAGTCTCAGTCATGGataaaattggaaatgaaaaCCCAAACTCATAGTTTCATATTATACATTCATCTATTAACGCCATAAAAATGCTACAGGACCACGCAAAGGCATAtgacaaaaaaacataaagattTGTTTCAGGTTCTTCGGAACTTACCCAATTTAGAACCTATTTTACATATCGTAAAATTTAAAAGTTCTTAAGCTTCCAATTCTACTCTGAAATCATATTCACCAGCGTTACAAAATGGTGCAAAAGAgactaaaatgcaaattaaaaaaaataaaaaattcaaagcaaaGGTTTTCATTTATGACGAGGCGCATTTTGTTAATATCATACTGGGTAAGAATGCTTTTATTGaaggtttatttatttttattttttgtcaaacaaTTGAAGCTTAATAGCTATGGAAAAATTGTAGAAGCACTCCATCGTATTTGCAGGTATAATTATCCAAAACATGTCATCTCGAACATCATTCTAAACGTTGACGTGTTATCATACTTCATCAATTTCAGCGTATTTCATGATAAGAAAAGGACAAATGCAGTTTGTATCGTTATGTAGTTTCATGGTTTGTTAAATTCAAGAGGTGTATCGACAAGTGGGGATAAAATACAACAAACCTCCGAAAAATTTCAAGCGGACGTCTCCATCCGAAGGCTTGGAAAGAGTCCGACTAGCTCGAGTGGAGCAACGTCTCCATCCAACTAATCGAAGTCGCTATCGAAGCAAGTTGTTCAAACGAATTATTCAAGATAAcgataaagagagagagagatatcacAGTGAAGCGGAGGTaaattgatgttttgaaaaGTCTCATTATCATAGTAATCAGGACGGATTGATTTCCGCCAATCACGGCATCCATTCGTAATTAGTAGTCATAGATCGGGATATATTTGTTACGACATTGTTAATAGTCGTAGCTCGGAAAATATTAGTCATGATAATGAAGATAACGATGGAGAGAGATCTAAATTATAATATCTTCTCAAgcttagaaaaaaagaagtttttttagagaaaatgttACTCTTTGCATAAAAGGCATCTAAATAAGCATTTTGGGTAAGATGGGTcgaaaattatcaaatcaaattgacctaATCTAATCCGTTTCCATCTATTCTCATATAATATGTAATTAACAACTCATACTCAAACTAACCCATATTGTTAAAGCACTTGAAGAAGCACAAGATCTAACGAAAGAAGAACTAGCAATAAGtgagaattaaataaattataaaccCATTTAATACTcacattattttgaatttatttattaaatatatttatttcatataATAACTTAAAACTTCAGTAAAAATCTAACTTTTTACGGAATTAGATAGAGAGTACAAGACGTCAAATGGAGGCTTGAAAAGTCATGAGACGATGGTGAACTGGACGTACCGGCACCTGCCAAcagaaataatatatataactCGGAAACGGAGAGGCGAAGCAGTAGACGGGCACACTCCCACTTCTGTCTCGCCACCATTACTAGCTTCAAAGCCCAGATCTCAGTTTCGTGCTCTCTTCGTCATCTCTGCCTCTTGCCATGGATCCGTACAAGGTACCGATCGCTTCATCTTCTCCGCTTCGACTGTCGATCTTTCTTCCATCTTCGCCAGCGGCAGAAATTATCTTTCCCTTTTTCGATCTCCGATCCGTTGATCATATACTGTATTTACGTTAATGGAACCGAGATCTCCCCAGTGCTTGTTTGTTTTCGCTTCATTTCCTGTTTGGTAGAAGAAGAGCGCTCCCTGTTGGGACGTTCATGATGCTACGGCTCTGTTTCGTCGATTTATCTCATCGCCGGCATGCCGACTTTGCAAAATGCTGATGTGTTTTTGCTGCTAAACGTGGATGTCGCAGTATCGCCCGTCCAGCGCTTACGATTCCAGCTTTTGGACAACCAACTACGGTGCTCCCGTCTGGAACAATGACTCATCGCTGACTGTTGGAACTAGAGGTAGTATCGCCATTACGGATCTCTGAGTTGTTTTCTTTATCGAAAATAATGATAATTCGATGCTCATCGTGCATGCGTAGATAGTGCTTGCACTCGAACCGGAATATTTTTACGTTGCCTTTCTGTTTTGCTTCATGCGTGTGATTAATACGTGGTTTGtggttttttattcttgatataatcATTTGAGCAcgttcttataaaaaaaaacgtGCACGAGGCTCTCGACTGCATCAAtgggttctttttatttttgtgttttggtgAGTTCGAGGTGTGTACACGCCTTCAACGAATCTAAACTTTTAGGTTTTGTAACAGtttaagggaaaaagccaccaagAAGGGAAAACTATGCCCACTAAGACATATTtattcacaaaatattttcttgtgacaccaaaaatccaaaatgtaAACATGTATGACATATTTACTTACACGGACTGTTAAAACTCTGACTACATAGACTTCAAAAAGCAAACGGAGTCACCTAACTTAAGTGAAATTAACTAAAACATCATATGATAGAACTTTGATGGAAAGTAAATGTATCATATATACACAAGTTCGATatttttatgtcacaagaaaaagattagataaatatatatagtttgagatttttcatatcacaaaaaaaaactcGGGCTTAATATGTTGCAATGGACATAAAggtttttatagttttttttctcGATATTAAAGTATAACTCTacaatttttcactttttgtgtTCTTCAGCAACTTGTGACAGGAAGGAAAAATATCGTAGTTCTCTTTTTTTGATAATCTAGAGGCAGGCACGATTGTGGAAACTCGACCCCTAGGCCTTTTTGGGCCGTGAGGGGACCCTGACCCACAGCAGAAGAACCTTGTAGTGATATTAGCTGGTCGCAGGAGTATCCTTTTTGGCTCTACTTGTGCTCTACGCGGACATCGTAGTGAAGACACGGAGCTTAACCGTCATCTAAAAGgagatttctttcattttacaGGTCCGATTCTCCTGGAGGACTACCATCTGATTGAGAAACTTGCCAacttcgagagagagaggattccTGAGCGGGTGGTCCATGCACGGGGAGCCAGCGCGAAAGGGTTCTTCGAGGTCACCCACGACATCTCTCACTTGACCTGTGCTGATTTCCTCCGGGCTCCTGGAGTCCAGACGCCCGTCATCGTCCGTTTCTCCACCGTCATCCACGAGCGCGGCAGCCCCGAAACCCTCAGGGACCCTCGTGGTTTTGCAGTGAAGTTCTACACCAGAGAGGTAACGAGATGATCACAAGCCTTGAAATCTGCAAATTCCATGTTCTTcggcttttttattattatgattgCTTGGAACGTGTATCTGTTTAACTGACTATGCAGGCACTGTGCTTGGCTTTTGTGATTCGGGCAGCGTCTTTGTGCGCGTATGCTCTAAAGCCCGTGCCGAATAGCCACGTGATGATGGATTTTATTTTGACACTTTGACATGACTAGTTGACGATAACCTTACCGGAGGGCTGTAAAACAAAGAGCTTATTTTAAGGAATAATGTAACCTAGATCGCTTACTTGAGtaccataaatttttttctgatcacctaaatatcataatttttataaaaaaaaaaagttcagtatattatgactttttttttatcacttaaaGGCcattatttctataaaaaaaatgtttattataGCATCAtaaatttcaatcaatcacttaagtgccaaaatacTTTTAAAACATGTACTTAGATGCCAAAGATCTAACGTGGCATTGCACTTAAgatgaatgttttaaaaaatgtaatgtcacttaagtgatcgaaaaaaaaaagttatatcaCTTAACTAAGTATCATATGTAAATTATAGTatttaagtgataaaaaaattatgatttttaagTGAATGCCACACAAAATCACGGTACttataatgtcattttttttttatttaaaataaaagagaaagctGAACATCAAAACACAAACAAGTAGTCTCTCCACATAATTGTATTGTCTCacgtttctcttcttttctttcataatttttatttcgacACTTCGATGTGACTAGTTGAAGATGAATTTTTATCGAAGGGCTGTAATAGAGAGGTTCATTTCAAGTAAGAGAGAAGCCGAGACATCAAAACATAACTAGTATCTCTTCACGTAATTGTGCTGTTTCGcgcttctcttctttcctcctttcaccattcgttttttttttcttctgaacGCAGGGAAACTTTGATCTGGTGGGGAACAATTTCCCAGTCTTCTTCGTTCGCGATGCAATGAAATTCCCGGACGCGATCCATGCGTTCAAGCCGAACCCGAAGTCGAACATCCAGGAGATGTGGAGAATCATCGATTTCTTCTCCCACCAGCCCGAGAGTCTGTCCACGTTCGCGTGGTTCTTCGATGATGTTGGCATTCCTCAGGACTACAGGCACATGGAGGGATTCGGTGTGCACGCTTTCACCTTCATCAACAAGACCGGAAAGACGAATTACGTTAAATTCCACTGGAAGCCAACTTGCGGGGTGAAGTGCTTGCTGGAGGAGGAGGCGATCCTCATTGGAGGATCGAACCACAGCCATGCGACCAAGGATCTTTATGACTCGATCGCTGCTGGCAACTACCCGGAGTGGAAGCTCTACATCCAAGTGATGGATCCAGCTCTTGAAGACAGCTTCGACTTCGATCCGCTGGATATGACGAAGGAATGGCCTGAGGACATCTTGCCTCTGCAACCAGTAGGCCGCTTGGTGCTGAACAAAAACGTCGATAACTTCTTCGCTGAGAATGAGCAGCTTGCGTTTAACCCAGCATTTGTGGTCCCTGGCATCTATTACTCCAATGATAAGCTTCTCCAAGCTCGGATTTTCGCCTATTCCGATACTCACCGATATCGCCTTGGACCAAACTACCTTCAACTCCCCGTTAATGCTCCCAAGTGCGCTCATCACAACAACCACCATGATGGTTTCATGAATATCATGCACAGGGATGAAGAGGTAATgatctttatttttctgtttgcTCAATAACGGCGCTGAGAATGAACGTGCCTCTAGCATGACCTAATAACATGTTTTTAGCGGCTTGTACAGAGATCTGAATTGGCTATAGTAGTCTATTGATGTAACGCTCGACTCGAATCAGTttgttttttgataaaaaagaaagaactaacGATGTCATTTATCTATGATGCTGATTTGCAGATAAATTATTTCCCTTCGAAATTTGATCCCGTTCGCCATGCAGAAAGGTACCCGATACCGTCTCAAATCGTGACTGGAAAGCGAGAAAAGGTAAGTTTACGGAGTCTATGCATTTATATAAAAAACGACTCTTAAAAAACATGTTCCTGCCTCCAGGATACCAAGTAAAAGAACGGGAATTGTATGCATGGTATTAGTAAATCTATTTTGCGTCGATGATTGAGGGGCGGGCTTGGTAAAGGTTAAAGCAGGTCGGACTCAGCAGAGAATGCCAGAAGAAATAATTACACGCCTGCGATGAAGGCCCGCCCGCGTAACAATGGTTAATCTGTGGCAAGTCGAAGGGCATTGCGGCAGTGGTGCTTCTGTTTGGACCTTAGATAAAATTGATGTAGTTCAATTTCTGGCGTGCCGTTGCGATGATTATGGTGCTATGATCGTTGGCTCTTACAGACTAAGCTAAGAACTTACAAATGAGGAAGGGAATAAGTTAAAACTACAGAAGAGAAGTCGATGTTTTCGTGGCTTGAAAATGTAGCTCTCGGGGTTCGCCTTGGATTGGATATCTGTGCTGCTAGTATTAATCTGTATGTGAACTTACTGGTTATGCAGGTCATTATTGAGAAGGAGAACAACTTCAAGCAGCCAGGAGAGAGATACCGATCCTGGGCGCCGGACAGGTACCTTTTGACCACTGTCTCCTGAGTCGATGTGCAATTTACTTGGTCACTCAATTGTCTTTCGACTTTGTCGCCAGGCAAGAGCGTTTCATTAACCGCTGGATCAAGGCATTGACTGAACCCCGTGTCACCCACGAGCATCGCTCCATCTGGATCTCTTACTGGACTCAGGTGAGCTATCACTATTCGCCCGGTTTGCTTCCTTTCATGGTACCGAAATTTGTTTATACTGATGGCCTATGACGCATCTTCACTGCAGGCTGACAAATCGCTCGGCCAGAAGCTTGCTTCCCGCCTCAGCGCACGACCGAGCATGTAAATGCCACGAGGGGGCGATTCCGGCATAAGCGGCACCTGGACGCGGGAGCCGGAAGAAGCATGAAAGCTAAGTGCCGGCATGTCTGTTTGCTGTTGGTATACTGTAATACTAAGAAGAATCTTCTGTGTGGATGCATGTGAATTGCTTTACTGCTTTGGAAGGAGCATAGAAAGCTGTTTTAAGCGTTCTGCTGTACTGTAACACGAGAGATCGTGTCACGCAACTCTTTCACCTGATGTTTCTACTCCAATAAAGGCCGCCATTTTACCTTGCTTGCTAGCTCTTTTGGCTGTGAACTTCAATCTCATCATATAGCATAGCAGCATGCCCCCCGTCGAATCTTCGGCATCATCAGTACATGATTTTTATCGGTTTCTCTAAGGAGGGAACCGACCCTTTAAGGTCTCGGGAATTTTTCTGATCCACCGAACGGCACGTGGAGAATCTACTCATGATCCGATTCCTCTTATCGGTCGTTCATGCTGTAGAAAGGCGCTAACAAaccgagggaaaaaaaaagaaagagagaaaattttctatttccgGACGAGTAGTTATTTTAGTCGTTTGGCCTGATTTAGAAAAGTCAACTCTTCCCAAACCTTTTATTGGGGTTTATCAGCCTAGTATGCTAGAAGACAATGACTTTCCTCCGGGCAGGATCCCAACACTAAAAGCACTATGGCTGGAAAGCTCAATAGGGCCGCTATTCCGTGTTTCTTCCCCTCATTTGCCTGTAAATAGCTTATGGGGAGAAGATACCCTGGAATGACATGTTCAGGATGGAGCAGTTTTCAGTTTGGCCTGATTTAGAAAAGCTTTTATTAGAGGGTAACGAACGGTTTACTTTTATTTGGGACAGATAATTAACAGAtgctctattttttagaaattatttatgacGTAGATCGTGATAAGAATAGAACGATGAGGATAACGACGAGCGAAGAGAGAGATCCTATATAACACACGCCCTCCCGGGgtcaccatcaccatcatcatcatcatcatcatcatcagtttcGAAGCCGAGCTCGAGTACCTCGTCGATAACGCTCACCTCCTCCGCCGATCCCCGCCGTCTCTCCGTCGTCTCTAGGCCGCCGACCGCCATGGACCCGTACAAGGTATCGATTGGCCCTTTTCCCCTTTCCCGCTTCGAATCGTCGGATCTTCCGATCTTCGCGGGCGGTGAAATTCTTTTTGTCCCTTACGTTTTGCGATACTTCTGATGGGGCTGATCTTCGCTGATCGAGCGggaattttcaagttttttcgCGTCTGTAAAGCTCGATTCGTTTCCTAGTTTCCGAGTACTTGGAGAAAGAGTACTCCCTGTTGGGATCCATTAGGGAATTGTTCGTGCTAGGGCTCTGTTTCGTCGATCGTCGGATCTTTATCAATCGCACATGACCGTTGCTAAATTGTTGATGTTTCCGCTGCGAATTGTGGATGTCGCAGTATCGTCCGTCGAGCGCTCACGATTCCAGCTTCTGGACGACCAACTCCGGCGCCCCTGTCTGGAACAATAACGCATCCCTGACGGTTGGAACTAGAGGTACGATTACCTCTACGGATCTCAGAGCTGTTTTCTTTACCAAAAGATATGTAATTCTACGCTAGTTGCACTTCAAAGGGGGCGTTTGTTAAACTTTTGCTTTTAATGGTTATGACATGGGAAATTGCTAGGCCAAGCACTTTTTGCGTTCTTGCTGATATCAGACTCTGCTTTGTCAACTTTGATTCCCccaaccccccccaaaaaaaaaaaaaaaaaaaaaaaactcttgagGCCTAGATTGATCAAGCTGACAATGCATAGAAAAATATGATAGAAAATGCAGTAATTTTTATTTCACAATCCAGAGGCACAGTCGTGGACACTCAGCTACCTGTCCTGCAAATGAACTGGTTCAGTGCAGGCCTCTTTGGCCTATGTATGTGTCCCTCACCCAAAACAGAAAAATGTTAACAGTAATTTAGCTTATCTCGGAGGCATACTTTTTGTTATCCTTAAGCTTTCCGAACATATTTGTCAAGATACAAAGCTTAACAGCATTTAAacgaaattttcttttatttacagGTCCTGTTCTCCTCGAGGATTATCATCTGTTGGAGAAAATTGCCAATTTCGATAGAGAGAGAATACCTGAGCGGGTGGTCCATGCCAGGGGAGCGAGCGCAAAAGGATTTTTCGAGGTCACTCACGATATCTCTCAGTTGACATGTGCTGATTTTCTTCGGGCTCCAGGAGTTCAGACACCTGTAATTGTCCGTTTCTCCACTGTCATCCATGAGCGTGGCAGCCCTGAAACCCTTAGGGACCCTCGAGGTTTTGCAGTAAAGTTTTACACCAGAGAGGTATGAGATGATTGCATGTTTTAGAATCTGcaaatttattcttttcatCTTCCTTTGTTGACCAGAAGTGTATTTAGTTTACCGATGATCCAGATACGGTGTAGAATTCAGTAGAGTGTTGGTGTCTGTGCTTTAAATCCATGCAGTTCTTAACCATGTGATGATGGATTTTATCTTGACACTTCAACATGATTAGTTGAAGATGACTTTATCAAAGAGCTGTAatacaaaattttatttcaattacaAGAGAAGTCAGaacatcaaaatagaattagTGTTTCT
The window above is part of the Eucalyptus grandis isolate ANBG69807.140 chromosome 6, ASM1654582v1, whole genome shotgun sequence genome. Proteins encoded here:
- the LOC104448928 gene encoding catalase isozyme 3 yields the protein MDPYKYRPSSAYDSSFWTTNYGAPVWNNDSSLTVGTRGPILLEDYHLIEKLANFERERIPERVVHARGASAKGFFEVTHDISHLTCADFLRAPGVQTPVIVRFSTVIHERGSPETLRDPRGFAVKFYTREGNFDLVGNNFPVFFVRDAMKFPDAIHAFKPNPKSNIQEMWRIIDFFSHQPESLSTFAWFFDDVGIPQDYRHMEGFGVHAFTFINKTGKTNYVKFHWKPTCGVKCLLEEEAILIGGSNHSHATKDLYDSIAAGNYPEWKLYIQVMDPALEDSFDFDPLDMTKEWPEDILPLQPVGRLVLNKNVDNFFAENEQLAFNPAFVVPGIYYSNDKLLQARIFAYSDTHRYRLGPNYLQLPVNAPKCAHHNNHHDGFMNIMHRDEEINYFPSKFDPVRHAERYPIPSQIVTGKREKVIIEKENNFKQPGERYRSWAPDRQERFINRWIKALTEPRVTHEHRSIWISYWTQADKSLGQKLASRLSARPSM